Proteins from one Megalopta genalis isolate 19385.01 chromosome 1, iyMegGena1_principal, whole genome shotgun sequence genomic window:
- the Mvb12 gene encoding multivesicular body subunit 12-like Mvb12 isoform X2, giving the protein MSKKTNCNKMLVHQLSSVLPDDRPITAISVVEDIDKCPPNFTVVSRTYDQDTDADLWRESGLFIKKKGRYICFSKSEGFPHCVVEDLAVINERDTPPEGFSMIAYTVDSMQKAWRKKQLCYKVRNKELCSRAVTDIIICSRVMHKVYQSKMAPNGFVAAGVINGVCVCYKTVDIANGNSSSQSYVNIDLLQNASPNPSNGTPHRVAPERPPKPKFSPKPTNGIYPQIGGSAGKEVDESTDRDYEVLSPSARIRPTRPAPQPPTTSAVGTTSIYGTLPGSSDLDGVPFVLNPRLSVQSDSSITKIPVIRVWSQKDLDKEFFYDFRVERET; this is encoded by the exons ATGTCTAAGAAGACTAATTGCAACAAAATGTTGGTTCATCAATTATCATCCGTGCTACCTGATGATAGGCCAATTACTGCCATAAGCGTTGTTGAAGATATAGATAAGTGTCCGCCAAATTTTACAGTG GTATCTAGAACATATGATCAAGATACAGACGCTGATTTATGGAGGGAAAGTGGgctatttattaagaaaaaaggAAGGTATATATGTTTCTCAAAGTCTGAAGGTTTTCCTCATTGCgtggtagaagatttagcagtCATCAATGAGCGAGACACCCCACCCGAGGGATTCAGCATGATCGCATATACTGTAGATTCAA TGCAGAAGGCATGGAGAAAGAAACAGCTGTGCTATAAAGTTAGGAATAAGGAATTATGCTCGAGAGCAGTTACAGACATTATTATATGTAGTAGGGTTATGCATAAGGTATATCAATCTAAAATGGCTCCAAATGGTTTTGTAGCTGCTGG TGTCATAAACGGAGTTTGTGTTTGCTACAAAACTGTGGATATTGCAAATGGGAATTCCAGCTCACAATCGTATGTTAATATAGA TTTACTTCAAAATGCATCTCCTAATCCATCGAATGGAACGCCACATAGAGTAGCTCCTGAAAGGCCACCAAAACCAAAGTTCTCACCAAAACCAACAAACGGAATTTATCCACAAATTGGAGGAAGTGCGGGAAAGGAAGTAGACGAATCTACCGACAGAGATTATGAAGTTTTAAGTCCTAGCGCAAGAATCAGGCCCACAAGACCAGCCCCACAGCCACCTACAACATCAGCTGTAGGAACTACATCGATTTATGGTACACTGCCAGGGTCTTCAGATTTAGATGGGGTGCCATTTGTCCTTAATCCGCGTCTTAGCGTACAATCTGATTCCTCTATT ACTAAAATTCCTGTGATCAGAGTCTGGTCTCAGAAAGACTTGGACAAGGAG TTCTTTTATGATTTCCGCGTGGAAAGAGAAACTTGA
- the Mvb12 gene encoding multivesicular body subunit 12-like Mvb12 isoform X1 produces MLSKTNFYSYISRRTERNRDLPYYTYRSWTVFRVAAMSKKTNCNKMLVHQLSSVLPDDRPITAISVVEDIDKCPPNFTVVSRTYDQDTDADLWRESGLFIKKKGRYICFSKSEGFPHCVVEDLAVINERDTPPEGFSMIAYTVDSMQKAWRKKQLCYKVRNKELCSRAVTDIIICSRVMHKVYQSKMAPNGFVAAGVINGVCVCYKTVDIANGNSSSQSYVNIDLLQNASPNPSNGTPHRVAPERPPKPKFSPKPTNGIYPQIGGSAGKEVDESTDRDYEVLSPSARIRPTRPAPQPPTTSAVGTTSIYGTLPGSSDLDGVPFVLNPRLSVQSDSSITKIPVIRVWSQKDLDKEFFYDFRVERET; encoded by the exons ATGCTATCGAAGACAAATTTCTATTCTTACATTTCGAGGCGCACAGAGAGGAATAGAGACCTACCCTATTATACGTATCGCAGTTGGACCGTATTCAG AGTTGCAGCAATGTCTAAGAAGACTAATTGCAACAAAATGTTGGTTCATCAATTATCATCCGTGCTACCTGATGATAGGCCAATTACTGCCATAAGCGTTGTTGAAGATATAGATAAGTGTCCGCCAAATTTTACAGTG GTATCTAGAACATATGATCAAGATACAGACGCTGATTTATGGAGGGAAAGTGGgctatttattaagaaaaaaggAAGGTATATATGTTTCTCAAAGTCTGAAGGTTTTCCTCATTGCgtggtagaagatttagcagtCATCAATGAGCGAGACACCCCACCCGAGGGATTCAGCATGATCGCATATACTGTAGATTCAA TGCAGAAGGCATGGAGAAAGAAACAGCTGTGCTATAAAGTTAGGAATAAGGAATTATGCTCGAGAGCAGTTACAGACATTATTATATGTAGTAGGGTTATGCATAAGGTATATCAATCTAAAATGGCTCCAAATGGTTTTGTAGCTGCTGG TGTCATAAACGGAGTTTGTGTTTGCTACAAAACTGTGGATATTGCAAATGGGAATTCCAGCTCACAATCGTATGTTAATATAGA TTTACTTCAAAATGCATCTCCTAATCCATCGAATGGAACGCCACATAGAGTAGCTCCTGAAAGGCCACCAAAACCAAAGTTCTCACCAAAACCAACAAACGGAATTTATCCACAAATTGGAGGAAGTGCGGGAAAGGAAGTAGACGAATCTACCGACAGAGATTATGAAGTTTTAAGTCCTAGCGCAAGAATCAGGCCCACAAGACCAGCCCCACAGCCACCTACAACATCAGCTGTAGGAACTACATCGATTTATGGTACACTGCCAGGGTCTTCAGATTTAGATGGGGTGCCATTTGTCCTTAATCCGCGTCTTAGCGTACAATCTGATTCCTCTATT ACTAAAATTCCTGTGATCAGAGTCTGGTCTCAGAAAGACTTGGACAAGGAG TTCTTTTATGATTTCCGCGTGGAAAGAGAAACTTGA